The following proteins come from a genomic window of Phycodurus eques isolate BA_2022a chromosome 9, UOR_Pequ_1.1, whole genome shotgun sequence:
- the and3 gene encoding actinodin3, translating to MALTMVPGFTSCNNQPESLLEAKSLLRMVPVGDISIDPERANDFLSHSRPKRNVDPKWYRGNPDFQAYYRYYSSIGHTEGLYEIDKLRMLYQQMRQLEHMYGPNASYFQNKLGVPQVTCDPTTDKKCKVVVLPPPPMKGVPKATEPPVTAPPPLLRAPAISQADVLYLCNSKDPLCKPHIVYLPAGAVPVLCDPRYHPHCTPQKVPPAPASPPRPPPPIKFAPPPVLVKKSPPPPPIRTFKGMEYDCDPYWDPDCLVDHPPKPLKGEVMGPPPPPPEEEKEQPVQEPAPPPPPIQKKGLPFPFPYYHPPMPYDPRDELYDPARFQYPQPEAPADEPEDETQ from the exons ATGGCCCTAACCATGGTGCCAGGCTTTACCTCCTGCAACAACCAACCAGAAA GCCTGCTGGAGGCCAAATCCTTGTTGA GGATGGTTCCTGTCGGCGACATCAGTATCGATCCGGAGAGGGCCAACGACTTCCTGAGCCATTCCAGGCCCAAGAGGAACGTGGACCCCAAATGGTACCGAGGCAACCCGGACTTCCAGGCCTACTACCGCTACTACAGCAGCATCGGACACACCGAGGGG CTGTATGAAATCGACAAGCTGAGGATGTTGTACCAGCAGATGAGGCAGTTGGAGCACATGTACGGCCCCAACGCCTCGTACTTCCAGAACAAGCTGGGGGTCCCTCAGGTCACGTGTGACCCGACCACAGACAAGAAGTGCAAGGTGGTGGTCCTTCCTCCTCCGCCCATGAAAGGCGTCCCCAAGGCCACCGAGCCGCCCGTCACCGCGCCTCCTCCCCTTCTTCGCGCCCCCGCCATCTCCCAGGCAGACGTGCTCTACCTGTGCAACAGTAAGGACCCCCTGTGCAAACCCCACATCGTCTACCTCCCCGCCGGCGCCGTGCCCGTCCTCTGCGACCCCCGGTACCACCCCCACTGCACGCCTCAGAAGGTGCCGCCCGCCCCGGCCTCGCCGCCCCGGCCGCCGCCTCCGATAAAGTTTGCGCCGCCGCCCGTCCTGGTCAAAAAATCTCCACCGCCGCCCCCCATCCGCACATTCAAGGGCATGGAGTACGACTGCGACCCGTACTGGGACCCCGACTGCCTCGTCGACCACCCGCCCAAACCCCTCAAGGGGGAAGTTATGGGACCTCCGCCACCCCCACCCGAAGAAGAGAAGGAGCAACCTGTACAAGAGCCTGCACCACCTCCTCCACCCATCCAGAAGAAGGGCCTCCCCTTCCCCTTCCCCTACTACCACCCCCCCATGCCCTACGACCCCCGCGATGAGCTGTACGACCCGGCCCGCTTCCAGTATCCTCAACCAGAAGCACCTGCAGACGAGCCCGAAGACGAAACCCAATAG
- the cops6 gene encoding COP9 signalosome complex subunit 6 produces the protein MATINGGGMEVDGAASPSVMASGMTGSVSVALHPLVILNISDHWIRIRSQEGRPMQVIGALIGKQEGRNIEVMNSFELLSHTTDDKVHIDKEYYYTKEEQFKQVFKDMEFLGWYTTGGPPDTSDIHIHKQVCEIIESPLFLKLNPMTKHTDLPVSVFESVIDIISGEATMLFAELNYTLATEEAERIGVDHVARMTATGTGENSTVAEHLIAQHSAIKMLHSRVKIILEYVKAVETGEVPFNHEILREANALCHRLPVLSTIKFKTDFYDQCNDVGLMAYLGTITKSCNSMNQFINKFNVLYDRQGIGRRMRGLFF, from the exons ATGGCGACTATCAACGGTGGTGGAATGGAAGTGGACGGGGCAG CCAGCCCCAGTGTTATGGCCTCCGGGATGACTGGCAGCGTCTCAGTGGCCTTGCACCCTCTGGTCATCCTCAACATATCTGACCACTGGATACGCATCCGCTCACAGGAGGGACGACCCATGCAAG TGATCGGGGCTCTCATTGGGAAGCAGGAGGGCCGAAACATCGAAGTGATGAACTCCTTTGAGCTTCTGTCACACACGACAGATGACAAAGTGCACATTGACAAGGAGTACTACTACACtaaggaggagcagt TCAAGCAGGTGTTCAAAGACATGGAGTTCTTGGGTTGGTACACTACAGGTGGCCCCCCAGACACGTCGGACATCCACATTCACAAGCAG GTGTGTGAGATCATCGAGAGTCCGCTCTTCCTCAAGCTTAACCCGATGACCAAACACACTGAT CTACCTGTCAGTGTTTTTGAATCAGTAATTGATATCATCAGTGGCGAG GCCACAATGTTGTTTGCCGAGCTGAACTACACTCTGGCCACGGAGGAGGCCGAGAGGATCGGTGTGGACCACGTCGCCCGCATGACGGCCACCGGCACGGGCGAGAACTCAACAG TTGCTGAGCACCTCATCGCCCAGCACAGTGCCATCAAGATGCTGCACAGTCGCGTCAAGATCATTCTGGAGTACGTCAAAGCGGTGGAAACCG GAGAGGTTCCGTTCAACCACGAAATCCTACGAGAAGCAAACGCTCTGTGCCACAGACTGCCGGTCCTAAGCACTATTAAGTTTAAAACGGACTTCTACGAC CAATGCAACGACGTGGGCCTCATGGCCTACCTGGGCACCATCACCAAGTCGTGCAACAGCATGAACCAATTCATCAACAAATTCAACGTCCTGTACGATCGACAGGGCATTGGCCGTAGGATGAGAGGACTTTTCTTCTGA
- the LOC133407724 gene encoding F-box/LRR-repeat protein 12-like isoform X1, with the protein MDEFTTCNLDYLPENVLIDVLSYLSVRELVRAGRVCKRWRRLVKDQKLWRLVDLTAWKGMTSRILWVLLRQYLGGGLRCLRLRGLLLSVRGGTFLSEAWLKALSTKCPRLSNLYLLHADLRSLPSCQLLPPFLKVLELRGCELPQGFFNQDLPASSQESTQATSSVKQKGTRCGAHAGISIECLILNNVPSFKDQHLQSLTSWERLSRLELCDTFRVTANGLRGCAAKEGVCGLEGLFRLKFLEMNITTRQGYQRPMASSGLGSGWLGLEELSLGGKEVVPGFLCASHLKDLKRLYLKACTLGEMQIVHNCTMLRRLPGFHRLEFLDVVFQPRLCPPDGEGGGEGGQEGEEEAAGGDNESKPDKLIRNLSRSLAVVLPCCTLAFRNCSVQINPD; encoded by the exons ATGGATGAATTTACAACGTGTAACCTCGACTACCTTCCAGAAAACGTTTTAATTGACGTGCTGTCATATTTGAGCGTGCGCGAGCTTGTCAGAGCTGGGAG AGTGTGTAAGCGGTGGAGACGTCTCGTAAAGGATCAGAAACTGTGGAGACTTGTCGACTTGACTGCGTGGAAAGGG ATGACATCCCGTATCCTGTGGGTCCTTCTGCGCCAGTATCTCGGTGGTGGACTAAGATGCTTACGCTTGCGTGGTTTGCTCCTCTCTGTCCGTGGAGGCACCTTCCTCTCTGAGGCTTGGCTCAAAGCTTTGTCCACAAAGTGCCCTCGCCTGAGCAACCTCTACCTTCTGCACGCGGACTTGAGAAGCCTCCCCAGTTGCCAGCTCCTACCGCCATTTTTGAAGGTGCTGGAGCTGCGAGGCTGTGAGCTGCCTCAGGGCTTCTTCAACCAGGACCTGCCTGCTTCGTCTCAAGAGAGCACGCAGGCAACTTCCAGCGTTAAACAGAAAGGAACAAGATGCGGTGCACATGCTGGGATTTCTATTGAATGTTTAATCCTCAACAATGTTCCCTCTTTCAAGGACCAGCATCTGCAGAGTCTAACATCATGGGAGAGGCTAAGTCGACTGGAGTTGTGCGACACGTTTCGTGTGACTGCAAATGGGCTCAGAGGCTGTGCCGCCAAGGAAGGGGTCTGTGGCTTGGAAGGTCTGTTCCGGCTTAAATTTCTGGAAATGAACATCACCACGCGGCAGGGTTACCAGAGGCCAATGGCCTCCTCAGGGTTAGGATCGGGATGGCTCGGACTAGAGGAGCTGAGCCTTGGCGGCAAGGAGGTGGTACCCGGGTTCCTCTGCGCCAGCCACCTCAAGGACCTGAAGCGCCTCTACCTGAAGGCCTGCACTCTCGGCGAGATGCAGATCGTCCACAACTGCACGATGCTCCGCCGTCTCCCCGGCTTCCACAGACTGGAGTTTTTGGATGTGGTCTTCCAGCCTCGGCTGTGCCCACCCGACGGAGAGGGCGGTGGTGAGGGGGGGCAGGAGGGCGAGGAGGAGGCTGCGGGCGGTGATAACGAGAGCAAACCGGATAAACTGATTAGAAATCTGAGTCGCTCGCTGGCTGTCGTCCTGCCATGCTGCACACTGGCCTTCAGAAATTGCTCTGTTCAGATAAATCCAGATTAA
- the LOC133407724 gene encoding F-box/LRR-repeat protein fbxl-1-like isoform X2 translates to MKIESPKNKSCSVIILVCKRWRRLVKDQKLWRLVDLTAWKGMTSRILWVLLRQYLGGGLRCLRLRGLLLSVRGGTFLSEAWLKALSTKCPRLSNLYLLHADLRSLPSCQLLPPFLKVLELRGCELPQGFFNQDLPASSQESTQATSSVKQKGTRCGAHAGISIECLILNNVPSFKDQHLQSLTSWERLSRLELCDTFRVTANGLRGCAAKEGVCGLEGLFRLKFLEMNITTRQGYQRPMASSGLGSGWLGLEELSLGGKEVVPGFLCASHLKDLKRLYLKACTLGEMQIVHNCTMLRRLPGFHRLEFLDVVFQPRLCPPDGEGGGEGGQEGEEEAAGGDNESKPDKLIRNLSRSLAVVLPCCTLAFRNCSVQINPD, encoded by the exons ATGAAGATTGAGTCTCCCAAAAATAAATCCTGTTCCGTTATTATCTT AGTGTGTAAGCGGTGGAGACGTCTCGTAAAGGATCAGAAACTGTGGAGACTTGTCGACTTGACTGCGTGGAAAGGG ATGACATCCCGTATCCTGTGGGTCCTTCTGCGCCAGTATCTCGGTGGTGGACTAAGATGCTTACGCTTGCGTGGTTTGCTCCTCTCTGTCCGTGGAGGCACCTTCCTCTCTGAGGCTTGGCTCAAAGCTTTGTCCACAAAGTGCCCTCGCCTGAGCAACCTCTACCTTCTGCACGCGGACTTGAGAAGCCTCCCCAGTTGCCAGCTCCTACCGCCATTTTTGAAGGTGCTGGAGCTGCGAGGCTGTGAGCTGCCTCAGGGCTTCTTCAACCAGGACCTGCCTGCTTCGTCTCAAGAGAGCACGCAGGCAACTTCCAGCGTTAAACAGAAAGGAACAAGATGCGGTGCACATGCTGGGATTTCTATTGAATGTTTAATCCTCAACAATGTTCCCTCTTTCAAGGACCAGCATCTGCAGAGTCTAACATCATGGGAGAGGCTAAGTCGACTGGAGTTGTGCGACACGTTTCGTGTGACTGCAAATGGGCTCAGAGGCTGTGCCGCCAAGGAAGGGGTCTGTGGCTTGGAAGGTCTGTTCCGGCTTAAATTTCTGGAAATGAACATCACCACGCGGCAGGGTTACCAGAGGCCAATGGCCTCCTCAGGGTTAGGATCGGGATGGCTCGGACTAGAGGAGCTGAGCCTTGGCGGCAAGGAGGTGGTACCCGGGTTCCTCTGCGCCAGCCACCTCAAGGACCTGAAGCGCCTCTACCTGAAGGCCTGCACTCTCGGCGAGATGCAGATCGTCCACAACTGCACGATGCTCCGCCGTCTCCCCGGCTTCCACAGACTGGAGTTTTTGGATGTGGTCTTCCAGCCTCGGCTGTGCCCACCCGACGGAGAGGGCGGTGGTGAGGGGGGGCAGGAGGGCGAGGAGGAGGCTGCGGGCGGTGATAACGAGAGCAAACCGGATAAACTGATTAGAAATCTGAGTCGCTCGCTGGCTGTCGTCCTGCCATGCTGCACACTGGCCTTCAGAAATTGCTCTGTTCAGATAAATCCAGATTAA